TGCTGAATCGCCAATACCGTATTTCTCTGCGGGCCGATCAGGTTTGCTGCGAAATCACTGGCCATGACACTGGCGGACGCCAATGACTCGCAAGCTTGTGCCAGGAGACTTTCGCTGTCCATGTCCGGGGCGACCATGAACATGGTGCTGGGACGGCGGGGTTTGGGGGCGTATTGATCGGGGGGATCGAGGTAGTAATCGAGGGCGCGTTTTATGGCTTCGCGGTCTTTGAGGAGCGTTTCGGCTTCGGTGGCTTCGGCGGTGGGGGTTGTGGTGTTGAAGGGTGGATCGGGGACAATTTTGCTCATTTGCTTTCCCTGTTCATTTTTGGAGCCATCACTTTTCGTTTCTCACACGGAAAGTGGTGGCAGCTATGTGCAGGGTGAGAAAGCCGGGAACAGAGAACCGGCCGGACCGAAGTCCGCCCGCACACAGCCGCCATAGAGCATTACAGGCAGCGTATAGCTGGCGGCAATTATGGTGATGCTGGCGCTAGATTCATACATATCTGTTCCCGGGTTCTCACACCCGTTCGCTGAGTTCTTCAGCGACAGTCAGAGGTTAGAGACACTGCTTCCTACCCGGCAACCTGAAAAATGCGTGGGAAATCGCTGTGTTTTTTACACATCTTTCAACACACAAAAATGGAACGCGGAGCCTCCCGGGCGGCATTCCCACGCGGAGCATGGGAACGATCAATCGGGAGCAACAGAAAGAGACAGGTCGGCTGTCAGGCCGCCTTCGCGGGCAAGCCTCGCTCCTACAGAGGACTGGGGTCATCTGGAAGTAAGGATCAAAACAGCCAATAGTGCTACCGCAAGCAGCAGACAGGTTGCACCCTTGGTACTACCCACCACTCCCACGTAGCCTCCATCACCTTCCGGATCCAAATCATCCCCACAGATGTCCACTGCCAGACAGTAACGCAACAATCTGCCCCCACAGACACAACAACCCTTTAAACAACAAACACCTACCCACCCAACTACAACTCAATCTCATTCACGCCCACACCTCTCATCCACGCCCCTCAAAGATGGGTATAAATAAGTAACACCTCGCTCCAACCGGGTGCGAAAGTCGTGCCGATTGCCCCGTCGCGGTGCGCCAGATGCACCGAAAAAACCCTGCGCAAACGGTCAAATGCGCATGAATTTATACATATGCGACATTAAGGTACGTTCGTGCCACCGTTTAACGCCTGTGGTCGCTCTGGATCTTGCAATGGGTATGGCCCCTGCATAAGTATCCGCAGGCACGGCTCACGAGGTCGTCCTCTAATTCCAAAAATGACAACAAATCATGAGGCCAACATGCTTAAACACGCGGTCATTCCGTTTTTAGTCGGCGCAGGCTTGTTAGCCTCCGCACCTTTCGCATCCGCTGCGACTAACCTGGTGTTCTGCTCCGAAGGCAGCCCGGCCGGTTTCGACCCAGGCCAGTACACCACCGGAACCGACTTCGACGCCTCTGCAGAAACCATGTTCAACCGCCTGACCCAGTTCGAGCGCGGCGGCACCGCCGTGATTCCTGGTCTGGCAACCAAGTGGGACATCTCCGATGATGGCCTGACTTACACCTTCCACCTGCGTGAAGGCGTGAAGTTCCACACCACCCCGTATTTCAAGCCGACTCGTGAGTTCAACGCCGACGACGTGCTGTTCACCTTCAATCGCATGATTGACAAGAACGACCCGTTCCGCAAAGCGTACCCGACCGAATTCCCGTACTTCACCGACATGGGGATGGATACCAACATCACCAAGATCGATAAAGTCGACGACCACACCGTCAAGTTCACCCTTAAAGAAGTTGATGCCGCGTTCATCCAGAACATGGCCATGAGCTTCGCCTCCGTCCAGTCCGCCGAGTACGCTGCCCAGCTGCTCAAGGAAGGCAAGGCCGCCGACATCAACCAGAAGCCGGTCGGCACCGGTCCGTTCGTATTCAAGAGCTACCAGAAAGATTCCAACATCCGCTACACCGGGAACAAGGACTACTGGAAGCCTGACGACGTCAAGATCGACAACCTGATCTTCGCCATCACCACCGACCCGTCGGTGCGTATTCAGAAGCTGAAGAAGAACGAGTGCCAGATCACTCTGTTCCCACGTCCGGCCGACCTGAAGGCGCTGCAAGAAGACAAGACCTTGAAGGTGCCTAACCAGGCTGGTTTCAACCTGGGTTACATCGCCTACAACGTGATGGACAAGATCAAGGGCAGCGATCAGCCGAACCCGATGGCTCAATTGAAAGTGCGTCAGGCACTGGACATGGCCGTCAACAAGCAGCAGATCATCGACTCCGTCTACCAAGGTGCTGGTCAACTGGCCGTCAACGCCATGCCGCCAACCCAGTGGTCTTACGACACCACCATCAAGGATGCGCCGTACAACCCTGAGAAAGCCAAAGAGCTGCTCAAGGAAGCCGGCGTCAAGGAAGGCACCGAGATCAACCTGTGGGCGATGCCGGTACAGCGTCCGTACAACCCGAACGCCAAACTGATGGCTGAAATGCTGCAGTCCGACTGGGCCAAGATCGGTATCAAGGCCAAGATCGTGACCTACGAGTGGGGCGAGTACATCAAGCGCTCCAAAGGCGGCGAAAACGGCGCGATGCTGATTGGCTGGAGCGGCGACAACGGTGACCCGGACAACTGGCTGAACGTGCTGTTCGGCTGCGACTCGCTGCAGGGCAACAACTTCTCCAAGTGGTGCGACAAGAAGTTCGACGGCATCGTCAAAGAGGCCAAGCGCACGACCGATCAGGGCAAGCGCACCGAACTGTACAAACAGGCGCAGCACGTCCTCAAAGACGCTGTTCCAATGACACCTATCGCTCACTCGACGGTGTTCCAACCCATGCGCGACAACGTGCAGGACTTCAAGATCAGCCCGTTTGGCTTGAACTCCTTCTACGGCGTCAGCGTCAGCAAATAAGGTTTTGCAACGGCGACGTATTTAACGTCGCCGTTGTTTTATCTGCCGAGAAAGTAGGAAAACGCCTACATCCAATTCCGTCACGGATGACCATCGTGATGTCGGATGCGTTGCCTTTTCCCACAAGTCTTTCGGACTCTACGCATTTACTGCCGGACCCACGGCTCATACCGTCGGGATCTGACCAGTTCATGCGTGGGCTCTCGGTTTTGCTGCATGGCATGGTTTGAACTCAGTGATGCCTCCACGTCCGCGGACGGGACGGCGGTTCATTGAAGACACTTAGAGAACAAGAAAAGGGAGCGTCATGCGCCATACCTTGGTTTTATCCGCATTGCTGGGCACCGGCCTGTTGGCCGCCACTTCCATCAGCCAGGCCGCCAATAACAGCCTGGTGTTCTGCTCCGAAGGCAGCCCGGCTGGCTTCGACACTGCGCAGTACACGACATCGACCGACAACGATGCCGCCGAGCCGTTGTACAACCGATTGGCAGAGTTTGAAAAAGGCGCCACCAACGTCGTACCCGGCCTGGCCACTCGCTGGGATATTTCCGAGGACGGCCTCAAGTACACCTTTCACCTACGCGAAGGTGTGAAATTTCACACGACCAAGTACTTCACGCCGACCCGAGATTTCAACGCCGATGACGTGCTGTTCACGTTCAATCGCATGCTCGATCCGCAACAACCTTTCCGTAAGGCTTATCCGACCGAGTTCCCGTATTTCAACGGGATGAGCCTGAACAAGAACATCGCCAAGGTAGAGAAGACCGGGCCGCTGACCGTGGTCATGACGCTCAACAGCGTCGACGCCGCGTTCATCCAGAACATCGCCATGAGCTTCGCCGCTATTCTGTCCGCCGAATACGCCGACAAACTGCTGGCCGAAGGCAAGCCGAGCGACATCAACCAGAAGCCGATCGGCACTGGCCCGTTCGCCTTCAAGAGCTACCAGAAAGATTCCAACATCCGCTACACCGGCAACAAGCAGTACTGGGACCCGAGCCGGGTCAAGCTCGACAACCTGATCTTCTCGATCAACACCGACGCGTCGGTGCGGGTGCAGAAGCTCAAGGCCAATGAGTGCCAGATCACATTGAGCCCGCGCCCCGCCGACGTTCCCGCGTTGAAGAACGACCCGGCACTCAAGCTCATCGAGAAACCCGGCTTCAACCTGGGCTACATCGCCTACAACGTGCGCCACAAGCCTTTCGACCAGCTCGAAGTGCGTCAGGCGCTGGACATGGCGGTGAACAAGCAGGGCATTCTCAACGCCGTTTACCAGGGCGCCGGTCAATTGGCCGTCAACGCCATGCCACCGACTCAATGGTCCTACGACGACACAATCAAGGACGTTGCCTACAACCCGGAAAAAGCCAAGGAACTGCTCAAGGCTGCCGGCGTGAAAGAAGGCACCGAAATCACCTTGTGGGCGATGCCCGTTCAGCGCCCTTACAACCCGAACGCCAAGTTGATGGCCGAAATGCTCCAGGCTGACTGGGCAAAAATCGGCCTCAAAGTGAAGATCGTCAGCTATGAATGGGGCGAGTACATCAAGCGCACCAAGAATGGCGAACACGACGTCAGCCTGATTGGCTGGACCGGCGACAATGGGGACCCGGACAACTGGCTCGGCACGCTTTACAGCTGCGACGCCATTGGTGGCAACAACTACTCCATGTGGTGCGATCCGGCTTACGACAAGTTCATCAAGCAGGCCAAGGTCGTCACCGACCGCGACCAGCGCACCGTGCTCTACAAACAGGCGCAGCACTACCTCAAGCAACAAGTGCCGATCACGCCTATCGCCCATTCAACGGTTAACCAGCCGTTGAGCGCCAAAATCGAAGGATTCAAGGTGAGTCCATTCGGTCGTAACGTGTTCTCGGGCGTCAGTATCGACCAATAACCGATTAGCCAGAACGCTGGGGGCGCATTGCGCCCTCACGCAAACGTATTGCCGTAATTCGCCAATCCGGCATAAAGCAAACGTTTGCGAAGCCTTGTATGAGTTCTAAACCAAATAGCCGGATCACCAAAAAAGACCGGCATTAAAAAAAAGAAAGTAAGGAGCTTCACCCATGAAACTGAGCAGCACCGCGTTATTGGCCCTGGCCATCAGCAGCGTAACCGCCTCGGCTTACGCAGAAACCCAAAGCCAGGCTTTCACCCCGGTTACCGTGAAAGAGAAAAGCGCCCAAAGCGAAGCCACCGGCTTTGTTGAAGGCCAATCGATCACCGGTTCCACGCGTAACTGGTATGCGAATGAGTCGTTCAAGCGGGGCGCGACGCTCAACTATCGTAAAAATGGTGAGACTCGTACGACTGACCGTCGAATCAACTGGGTTCAAGGCACGATCATCAAGTACAACTCGGGCTTCACCGAGGGTACTGTCGGTTTCAGCACCGAAGTGGCGGCGTACAACGCCATTGCTCTGGACCGCGATCGCAAAGACCTCGCATCCGGTAACGGTGGTGCTCCCGAGCCAGGTCGTGGCGGCCGTGGCAACAACCGTACTTTGACTGAAAATGGCGGTGACGCTGTTGATCAGTGGAGCAAACTGGGCCTGGCCAACGTCAAGGCGCGTTTCTCCAATACCACACTGACTGCCGGTCGCCAGAACTTCAGCAGCCCGCAAGTAGATGTCATCGGTAACCGTCCACTGCCTTCGAGCTTCGAGGGTGTCAGTCTGCACAGCGAAGAGTTGGAAAACCTGACTTTCGACATCGCCACCTTTGACCGTAACTCGCCGCGTACCGAACAGAGCCAGCGCAAATTCCGTTCCGAATACGGCGACGGTACCGCTGAAGCCGATCACGTCAACACCGCCGGTATCACCTACACGCCGTTCGCCAGCCTGACCACCAGCCTGTGGGGCACCCAGGCCGAAGACCTGTGGAACCAGTACTACTTCGGCGCCACCCACGTTCTGGGTGACAGCTCGGTACTGAGCCTGACCACCGGCCTGAATTACTACAAAACCGTCGACGAAGGCAAAAAGCTGCTGGGCGAAATCGACAACGACACCTACTCCCTGTCGTTGGGCCTGACTCACCAGGCCCACAGCCTGACCTTCTCGTACCAGGAAGTGAACGGTAACGAGTACTTCGACTACCTGCACGAAACCAACGGCATCTACCTGGCCAACTCCCTGCTGTCGGACTTCAACGGCCCGAACGAGAAATCCTTCCAGATCGCCTACGGCCTGAACATGGCTGAATACGGCATTCCAGGCCTGAAGTTCAACATCTACCAGGCTCGCGGCTGGGGCATCGACGGTACTCACTATGCCGGCGGCGGTTACGACGGCGTGCAGTCGATGGACGGCGAAACCCACTATGAATACGGCATTGGTACTTCGTACGCCGTACAGAGCGGCCCGCTCAAGGCCACGGCTATCCGCGCGACCTACACCGCTCACCGCGCCAGTGATAACCAGGCGGATGGCAGCCTCAACGAGTTCCGTCTCGTGACCACCATCCCGTTCAACATTCTGTAATACACCTGCCGAACGGCTGATTCAGTGACGAATCGGCCGTTCGGCTTTTGTCCTTTAACCGATTGCAGAGGGTTCTTGATGAAAATGCTTCCCCTACGTGCGGCCATTGCAGCCGCGTTGCTGAGTGTCGCTGTTGGCGTCTCGGCCAAACCCCTGGTGGTCTGCACCGAAGCCAGTCCGGAAGGCTTCGACATGGTCCAGTACACGACTGCAGTCACAGCCGATGCGGTGGCCGAAACCATCTTCAATCGTCTGGCCGACTTCAAGCCCGGCACCACTGAAGTGATTCCGGCACTGGCCGACTCCTGGGAGATCAGCGAGGACGGTCTGACTTACACGTTCCACCTGCGTAAAGGCGTCAAGTTTCACACCACCGAATACTTCAAGCCGACCCGCGACATGAACGCCGACGACGTAGTCTGGAGTTTCCAGCGTCAGCTGGACCCGAACCACCCATGGCACAAACTGTCGAGCGTGGGCTTCCCGTACTTTGAAAGCATGGGCTTCAAGGAACTGCTGAAAAGCGTCGAGAAAGTTGACGACAACACCGTCAAATTCACCCTGACCCGTCGCGAAGCGCCGTTCCTGGCGGACGTCGCCATGGCCTTCTCCTCGATTTACTCTGCCGAGTACGCCGACCAGTTGCTCAAGGCCAACAAGACCGGCGACCTGAACAACAAACCGGTCGGCACCGGCCCGTTCGTGTTCCAGCGCTACAACAAAGATGCCCAGGTTCGCTTCAAGGCCAACCCGGACTACTTCCGTGGCAAGCCACCGGCTGATGCGCTGATCCTGGCCATCGCCACCGATAACAACGTGCGCCTGCAAAAACTCAAGGCCAACGAGTGCCAGGTCGCGCTGTATCCTAAACCGGATGACATCCCGAGCATCAAGAAAGACACCAACCTGAAGGTTGATGAGATGAACGCGATGACCGTTTCCTACATCGCCATGAACACCTCGCACAAATACATGAGCGATGTGCGTGTGCGTAAGGCCATCGACATCGCGTTCGACAAGGCGGCTTATGTCAACGCGCTGTTCGGCAAAGGCAACGCAACAGTGGCGGTCAACCCGTACCCGGACACCCTGCTGGGTTACAACCACGAGCTGAAAAACCCGCCACGTGATCTGGACAAGGCTCGCGCCCTGCTCAAGGAAGCGGGCGTGCCGGAGGGCACTGTTTTCACGCTGTTCACCCGTAACGGCGGCGGGCCGACCAACCCGAACCCGATGCTGGGCGCGCAGATGATGCAGGCTGACCTGGCCAAGGTCGGCATCAAGATCGACATTCGCGTCATGGAATGGGGCGAAATGCTCAAACGTGCGAAAAACGGCGAGCACGACATGGTTTCCGCCGGATGGGCGGGTGATAACGGCGATCCGGATAACTTCCTGACGCCTATGCTGAGTTGCGAAGCAGCCAAGAACGGCGAAAACTACGCGCGCTGGTGCAACGAGAAATTCCAGACGCTGATCGATGAAGCCCGAGCTAAAGTGAACCCGACGGAACGTGCGGCGCTCTACGAGCAAGCCCAGGAGGTTTTCAATCAGGACCAGCCATGGATCAGCATGGCGCACACCCGTATGTTTACTGCAATGCGCAACAACGTAGAGGGCTATCACATTAGCCCGCTTACCACGAATAACTTCGCCACCACCCAGGTGAAGTAAATAAGAAAACTCCCGGTGTCCCTGACTCCAGGGACACCAGGCACGCCTAACCGGCTGATGAGGTACACCACAAGATGTTTAGTTTTATTGCCCGCCGATTGGGGTTATTGATCCCCACGTTCTTCGGCATCACCTTGCTGACTTTCGCGTTGATTCGCATGATTCCAGGCGACCCCGTGGAAGTAATGATGGGCGAACGCCGAGTCGACCCCGAAATGCATGCTCAGGCAATGGAACGCCTTGGTCTGAACAAACCGCTGTATGCCCAATACCTGGACTACGTCGGCAAACTGGCTCACGGCGACCTCGGCGAATCGCTGCGTACCCGTGAAAGCGTGTGGAGCGAGTTCACCTCTCTATTCCCAGCGACCCTGGAACTGTCCATGGCCGCCCTGCTGTTCGCCGGCATCCTGGGCCTCCTGGCCGGGGTGATCGCGGCACTCAAGCGAGGATCCCTGTTCGACCATGGGGTGATGGGCATCTCCCTGGCGGGATATTCGATGCCGATCTTCTGGTGGGGCCTGATCCTGATCATGTTCTTCTCGGTGAGCCTGGGCTGGACCCCGGTGTCCGGGCGGATCGACTTGCTCTATGACATCGAGCCGCGCACCGGCTTCATGCTCATCGACACGCTGCTGGCCGATGACGTCGGTGCGTTCTTCGATGCCCTGCATCACCTGATCCTGCCGGCCATCGTGCTGGGTACCATCCCGCTGGCCGTTATTGCGCGGATGACCCGTTCGTCGATGCTCGAAGTGCTGCGTGAAGACTACATCCGTACCGCCCGCGCCAAAGGCCTGTCGCCGTCGCGCGTGGTCTTTGTTCACGGCCTGCGCAACGCGCTGATTCCGGTACTGACCGTGGTCGGCCTGCAAGTCGGCACATTGCTGGCCGGTGCGGTTCTGACCGAAACCATCTTCTCCTGGCCCGGCATCGGCAAATGGCTGATCGAAGCCATTGGCGCACGGGACTATCCCGTGGTGCAGAACGGCATCCTGTTAATCGCCTGCCTGGTGATTCTGGTGAACTTCGTCGTGGACGTCCTCTACGGCTTTGCCAACCCACGCATTCGTCACCAGCGCTGAGATCATCATGACCATGACCACTCCAGCTTCAACTCAAAATCAAGCGGTAACAGTCGATCAAAGCCTGCTGTACCCGTCCCCGTACAAAGAATTCTGGCAAGCGTTTTCCAAGAACAAAGGCGCCGTTGCCGGCCTGATGTTCATGCTGCTGGTGATTTTCTGCGCGATTTTCGCGCCGTGGGTTGCTCCGCATAACCCGAGCGAGCAATACCGTGACTTCCTGTTGACCCCGCCGTCCTGGCTGGAGGGCGGGCAGATCCAGTTCCTGCTCGGCACCGATGAACTGGGGCGCGACCTGCTGTCGCGCCTGATCAACGGTTCGCGCCTGTCCCTGCTGATCGGCTTGTCGTCGGTGGTGATGTCGCTGATTCCGGGCATCCTTCTAGGCCTGTTCGCCGGCTTCTTCCCGAAACTGCTCGGCCCGACCATCATGCGTCTGATGGACATCATGCTGGCCCTGCCGTCCCTGCTGCTGGCGGTGGCGATTGTCGCCATCCTCGGCCCTGGCCTGATCAACACCATTATTGCCATCGCCGTGGTTTCGTTGCCGTCCTATGTTCGTCTGACCCGCGCTGCGGTGATGGGCGAATTGAACCGCGACTATGTGACCGCCGCGCGCCTGGCCGGTGCCGGTCTGCCACGCCTGATGTTCGTCACCGTGCTGCCCAACTGCATGGCGCCGCTGATCGTTCAGGCCACCCTGAGTTTCTCTTCGGCGATTCTCGATGCCGCGGCACTGGGCTTCCTCGGCCTTGGCGTACAACCGCCAACCCCTGAGTGGGGCACCATGCTGGCTTCGGCTCGCGACTACATCGAACGCGCCTGGTGGGTGGTAAGTCTGCCTGGTTTGACCATTTTGCTCAGCGTGCTGGCAATCAACTTGATGGGCGACGGTCTGCGCGATGCGCTCGACCCGAAACTCAAGAACGCCGCCTGAGGAGATTCAAATGTCACTGTTAGAAATCAAGAATCTCAACGTTCGCTTCGGCGACAAGAACGCGGTTCCGGTGGTCGACGGGCTCGACATTACCGTGGACAAGGGCGAAGTCCT
This region of Pseudomonas mandelii genomic DNA includes:
- a CDS encoding DUF6124 family protein — translated: MSKIVPDPPFNTTTPTAEATEAETLLKDREAIKRALDYYLDPPDQYAPKPRRPSTMFMVAPDMDSESLLAQACESLASASVMASDFAANLIGPQRNTVLAIQQIIMLAELAVNRALDNVDPA
- a CDS encoding ABC transporter substrate-binding protein, giving the protein MLKHAVIPFLVGAGLLASAPFASAATNLVFCSEGSPAGFDPGQYTTGTDFDASAETMFNRLTQFERGGTAVIPGLATKWDISDDGLTYTFHLREGVKFHTTPYFKPTREFNADDVLFTFNRMIDKNDPFRKAYPTEFPYFTDMGMDTNITKIDKVDDHTVKFTLKEVDAAFIQNMAMSFASVQSAEYAAQLLKEGKAADINQKPVGTGPFVFKSYQKDSNIRYTGNKDYWKPDDVKIDNLIFAITTDPSVRIQKLKKNECQITLFPRPADLKALQEDKTLKVPNQAGFNLGYIAYNVMDKIKGSDQPNPMAQLKVRQALDMAVNKQQIIDSVYQGAGQLAVNAMPPTQWSYDTTIKDAPYNPEKAKELLKEAGVKEGTEINLWAMPVQRPYNPNAKLMAEMLQSDWAKIGIKAKIVTYEWGEYIKRSKGGENGAMLIGWSGDNGDPDNWLNVLFGCDSLQGNNFSKWCDKKFDGIVKEAKRTTDQGKRTELYKQAQHVLKDAVPMTPIAHSTVFQPMRDNVQDFKISPFGLNSFYGVSVSK
- a CDS encoding ABC transporter substrate-binding protein, which encodes MRHTLVLSALLGTGLLAATSISQAANNSLVFCSEGSPAGFDTAQYTTSTDNDAAEPLYNRLAEFEKGATNVVPGLATRWDISEDGLKYTFHLREGVKFHTTKYFTPTRDFNADDVLFTFNRMLDPQQPFRKAYPTEFPYFNGMSLNKNIAKVEKTGPLTVVMTLNSVDAAFIQNIAMSFAAILSAEYADKLLAEGKPSDINQKPIGTGPFAFKSYQKDSNIRYTGNKQYWDPSRVKLDNLIFSINTDASVRVQKLKANECQITLSPRPADVPALKNDPALKLIEKPGFNLGYIAYNVRHKPFDQLEVRQALDMAVNKQGILNAVYQGAGQLAVNAMPPTQWSYDDTIKDVAYNPEKAKELLKAAGVKEGTEITLWAMPVQRPYNPNAKLMAEMLQADWAKIGLKVKIVSYEWGEYIKRTKNGEHDVSLIGWTGDNGDPDNWLGTLYSCDAIGGNNYSMWCDPAYDKFIKQAKVVTDRDQRTVLYKQAQHYLKQQVPITPIAHSTVNQPLSAKIEGFKVSPFGRNVFSGVSIDQ
- a CDS encoding OprD family porin is translated as MKLSSTALLALAISSVTASAYAETQSQAFTPVTVKEKSAQSEATGFVEGQSITGSTRNWYANESFKRGATLNYRKNGETRTTDRRINWVQGTIIKYNSGFTEGTVGFSTEVAAYNAIALDRDRKDLASGNGGAPEPGRGGRGNNRTLTENGGDAVDQWSKLGLANVKARFSNTTLTAGRQNFSSPQVDVIGNRPLPSSFEGVSLHSEELENLTFDIATFDRNSPRTEQSQRKFRSEYGDGTAEADHVNTAGITYTPFASLTTSLWGTQAEDLWNQYYFGATHVLGDSSVLSLTTGLNYYKTVDEGKKLLGEIDNDTYSLSLGLTHQAHSLTFSYQEVNGNEYFDYLHETNGIYLANSLLSDFNGPNEKSFQIAYGLNMAEYGIPGLKFNIYQARGWGIDGTHYAGGGYDGVQSMDGETHYEYGIGTSYAVQSGPLKATAIRATYTAHRASDNQADGSLNEFRLVTTIPFNIL
- a CDS encoding ABC transporter substrate-binding protein yields the protein MKMLPLRAAIAAALLSVAVGVSAKPLVVCTEASPEGFDMVQYTTAVTADAVAETIFNRLADFKPGTTEVIPALADSWEISEDGLTYTFHLRKGVKFHTTEYFKPTRDMNADDVVWSFQRQLDPNHPWHKLSSVGFPYFESMGFKELLKSVEKVDDNTVKFTLTRREAPFLADVAMAFSSIYSAEYADQLLKANKTGDLNNKPVGTGPFVFQRYNKDAQVRFKANPDYFRGKPPADALILAIATDNNVRLQKLKANECQVALYPKPDDIPSIKKDTNLKVDEMNAMTVSYIAMNTSHKYMSDVRVRKAIDIAFDKAAYVNALFGKGNATVAVNPYPDTLLGYNHELKNPPRDLDKARALLKEAGVPEGTVFTLFTRNGGGPTNPNPMLGAQMMQADLAKVGIKIDIRVMEWGEMLKRAKNGEHDMVSAGWAGDNGDPDNFLTPMLSCEAAKNGENYARWCNEKFQTLIDEARAKVNPTERAALYEQAQEVFNQDQPWISMAHTRMFTAMRNNVEGYHISPLTTNNFATTQVK
- a CDS encoding ABC transporter permease subunit, which produces MFSFIARRLGLLIPTFFGITLLTFALIRMIPGDPVEVMMGERRVDPEMHAQAMERLGLNKPLYAQYLDYVGKLAHGDLGESLRTRESVWSEFTSLFPATLELSMAALLFAGILGLLAGVIAALKRGSLFDHGVMGISLAGYSMPIFWWGLILIMFFSVSLGWTPVSGRIDLLYDIEPRTGFMLIDTLLADDVGAFFDALHHLILPAIVLGTIPLAVIARMTRSSMLEVLREDYIRTARAKGLSPSRVVFVHGLRNALIPVLTVVGLQVGTLLAGAVLTETIFSWPGIGKWLIEAIGARDYPVVQNGILLIACLVILVNFVVDVLYGFANPRIRHQR
- a CDS encoding ABC transporter permease subunit, with translation MTMTTPASTQNQAVTVDQSLLYPSPYKEFWQAFSKNKGAVAGLMFMLLVIFCAIFAPWVAPHNPSEQYRDFLLTPPSWLEGGQIQFLLGTDELGRDLLSRLINGSRLSLLIGLSSVVMSLIPGILLGLFAGFFPKLLGPTIMRLMDIMLALPSLLLAVAIVAILGPGLINTIIAIAVVSLPSYVRLTRAAVMGELNRDYVTAARLAGAGLPRLMFVTVLPNCMAPLIVQATLSFSSAILDAAALGFLGLGVQPPTPEWGTMLASARDYIERAWWVVSLPGLTILLSVLAINLMGDGLRDALDPKLKNAA